A single genomic interval of Thermococcus sp. harbors:
- a CDS encoding DUF835 domain-containing protein, translated as MVLNVLTPLLLQVWGGGGSSSCSQPEGRHFRIVRSLDSIREGNALVIGRARIDVPSEWKLITVSNVSGVIGPRELPRLLNEITNSLRENPDRAVVIACPEYLALHNGFEVLMKFLNTVRDYSLVHSGRVYLVTERSVWDERQYALLKLLEG; from the coding sequence ATGGTATTGAATGTACTCACCCCGCTCCTGCTGCAGGTCTGGGGGGGTGGTGGATCTTCCTCATGCTCACAGCCGGAGGGGAGACACTTTCGGATAGTCCGTTCTCTGGATTCCATCCGGGAGGGGAATGCGCTGGTCATTGGAAGGGCAAGGATAGATGTTCCCAGTGAGTGGAAGCTGATTACCGTTAGTAATGTGTCCGGGGTGATCGGACCCAGGGAGCTCCCAAGGCTTTTGAACGAGATAACCAACAGTTTGAGGGAGAACCCCGACAGGGCGGTAGTTATAGCCTGCCCGGAGTACCTCGCCCTTCACAACGGCTTTGAAGTGCTCATGAAGTTCCTCAACACTGTAAGAGATTACTCCCTAGTTCATAGTGGAAGGGTCTACCTTGTCACGGAGAGAAGCGTGTGGGATGAGAGACAGTACGCCCTGCTGAAACTTCTTGAGGGTTGA